A genomic window from Massilia sp. METH4 includes:
- a CDS encoding heme-binding protein — MLKPTVLLLAALAALPAGAQVRPQPDLVLETANGLAGAAIDACRRQGRAIVVSVLDRGGNLLALQRAETVGPHNTEASRRKAYTALSTRTATLDLARQAAANADARNLATLPELLLLGGGVPVFAAGQVVGAIGVAGGGGAVNDHGCALAAIRAVPGLDQSAAP, encoded by the coding sequence GCGCTGGCAGCGCTCCCGGCCGGGGCCCAGGTGCGCCCCCAGCCGGATCTCGTGCTGGAGACGGCCAATGGCCTTGCCGGCGCCGCCATCGATGCCTGCCGCCGCCAGGGCCGGGCCATCGTCGTCTCCGTGCTCGATCGCGGCGGCAACCTGCTCGCGCTGCAGCGCGCCGAGACGGTGGGGCCGCACAACACCGAGGCGAGCCGCCGGAAGGCGTACACGGCGCTGTCGACCCGCACCGCCACGCTGGACCTGGCCCGCCAGGCTGCCGCCAATGCCGATGCCCGCAACCTCGCCACGCTGCCCGAACTGCTGCTGCTCGGCGGTGGAGTGCCCGTCTTCGCGGCCGGCCAGGTGGTCGGCGCCATCGGCGTCGCCGGCGGCGGCGGCGCGGTCAATGACCATGGCTGCGCGCTCGCCGCCATCCGCGCCGTCCCGGGGCTCGACCAGAGCGCGGCCCCCTGA
- the uraH gene encoding hydroxyisourate hydrolase has translation MQAIRRLSLALALAVATAAAAAAPNPISVHVLDLQSGQPTAGIQVKLEQRAGEGWRKVAAGVTNAQGRIAALYPEGQPMAAGDYRIVFETGEHYARQKQDTFFPRIPVEFRVNAPAQHYHIPLLLSPFGYSTYRGN, from the coding sequence ATGCAAGCCATCCGCCGTCTTTCCCTCGCCCTTGCCCTCGCCGTGGCCACCGCCGCGGCCGCGGCAGCCCCCAACCCGATCAGCGTCCACGTCCTCGACTTGCAGAGTGGCCAGCCCACCGCCGGCATTCAGGTCAAGCTTGAACAGCGCGCCGGGGAAGGGTGGCGCAAAGTGGCCGCCGGCGTCACCAATGCCCAGGGCCGCATCGCCGCGCTGTACCCGGAAGGCCAGCCGATGGCGGCCGGCGACTACCGTATCGTGTTCGAGACGGGTGAGCATTACGCGCGGCAGAAGCAGGACACGTTCTTTCCCCGCATCCCCGTCGAGTTCCGCGTGAACGCGCCGGCCCAGCATTATCATATTCCGCTGCTGCTCAGCCCTTTCGGCTATTCGACCTACCGCGGCAACTGA
- a CDS encoding DUF2243 domain-containing protein — protein sequence MLKSPWMLWTVVLGVALGGFFDGILLHQVLQWHHFLSLVPGMDDLRLQVMWDGYFHVAMYAVAVAGLWGLWRARRRGIAAPGATPLLVAMLLGFGIWNWIDVGLAHWILRIHRIRVDSPDPLFWDVLWLVVFGVLPLLLAAWLRKRPSGPGNPTVTITTLAIAVTVCGAWALREPPGQQFTAVVFAPGTTPAQVFHALDASDARLVWTDRPMGVVLVSVPKEKRWNFYRHGAMLVSGTGLPAGCIGWSKL from the coding sequence ATGCTGAAATCGCCCTGGATGTTATGGACCGTGGTGCTCGGGGTCGCCCTGGGCGGTTTCTTCGACGGCATCCTGCTGCACCAGGTGCTGCAATGGCACCATTTCCTGAGCCTGGTCCCCGGCATGGACGACCTGCGCCTGCAGGTGATGTGGGATGGCTATTTCCACGTCGCCATGTACGCGGTGGCGGTGGCGGGCCTGTGGGGCCTGTGGCGGGCGCGCCGCCGCGGCATCGCCGCGCCGGGAGCCACGCCGCTGCTGGTGGCGATGCTGCTGGGCTTCGGCATCTGGAACTGGATCGACGTGGGCCTGGCGCACTGGATATTGCGCATCCACCGCATCCGCGTGGACAGCCCCGATCCGCTGTTCTGGGACGTGCTGTGGCTCGTCGTGTTCGGGGTCTTGCCGCTGCTGCTCGCGGCCTGGCTGCGCAAGCGGCCTTCCGGTCCCGGCAACCCGACCGTGACCATCACCACGCTGGCCATCGCCGTCACGGTCTGCGGCGCCTGGGCATTGCGCGAGCCGCCCGGCCAGCAGTTCACGGCCGTCGTCTTCGCGCCGGGCACGACGCCGGCCCAGGTGTTCCACGCGCTCGACGCCAGCGATGCGCGTCTCGTCTGGACGGACCGGCCAATGGGCGTCGTACTGGTATCGGTGCCGAAGGAAAAGCGCTGGAACTTCTACCGGCACGGTGCCATGCTCGTCAGCGGAACCGGCTTGCCGGCCGGGTGCATCGGCTGGAGCAAGCTCTGA
- a CDS encoding HAMP domain-containing sensor histidine kinase — translation MIGTDQQPDTAGLSPTSRRMLALREAVLAEWEARVRASLDRAKELSHPILIDTLPAFYDNIAQALSADYPRADGRDGTTVAIEHGGERARITAYDHESLIREYQLFRWAIYDVLHREGVQLSRDELLTLETSIDNGIQEAVSGFVMVHTALRERFAAALTHDLRGPLSTIASALELIGVLDDPVRMKTLAARALENVHRMDGMIRDLLDTMAFHSGERMALTLGEFDIVEAIREIQGNVTACGGVPIDVIAPAPVRGWWDRSAMGRAIENLVSNAVKYGRAGGPVTISAAQLHDRLQLTVHNEGNPIPLEEQESIFQMYRRSARARHDRAHGWGIGLPYVRAVAESHAGSIAVDSHPHRGTTFTIDTPLDCRPYDARTVDAPPGA, via the coding sequence ATGATAGGAACCGATCAACAACCTGATACCGCCGGGCTCTCGCCCACTTCCCGCCGCATGCTCGCGCTGCGCGAAGCCGTGCTGGCCGAATGGGAGGCGCGCGTGCGCGCCTCGCTGGACCGGGCCAAGGAGCTGTCGCACCCGATCCTGATCGATACCTTGCCGGCGTTCTACGACAATATTGCCCAGGCGCTCAGCGCGGATTACCCGCGCGCGGATGGGCGCGACGGTACCACGGTGGCGATCGAGCACGGCGGCGAGCGCGCGCGCATCACGGCCTACGACCACGAGTCATTGATCCGCGAATACCAGCTGTTTCGCTGGGCCATCTACGACGTGCTGCACCGCGAAGGCGTGCAGCTTTCGCGCGACGAGCTGCTGACGCTCGAGACCTCGATCGACAACGGCATCCAGGAAGCGGTGTCTGGCTTCGTGATGGTGCACACGGCGCTGCGCGAGCGCTTCGCGGCGGCGCTCACGCACGACCTGCGCGGGCCGCTGTCCACCATCGCCTCGGCGCTGGAACTGATCGGGGTTCTCGACGATCCCGTGCGCATGAAGACGCTGGCCGCGAGGGCACTGGAGAACGTGCACCGCATGGATGGCATGATCCGCGACCTGCTCGACACCATGGCCTTTCACAGCGGCGAACGGATGGCGCTCACGCTGGGCGAATTCGACATCGTGGAAGCGATCAGGGAGATCCAGGGCAACGTGACCGCCTGCGGCGGCGTGCCGATCGACGTCATCGCGCCGGCTCCGGTCAGGGGCTGGTGGGATCGCTCGGCCATGGGACGTGCCATCGAGAACCTCGTCAGCAACGCCGTGAAATACGGCCGCGCGGGGGGACCGGTCACCATCAGCGCAGCGCAGCTCCATGACCGCTTGCAACTGACCGTGCACAACGAGGGCAATCCCATTCCGCTGGAAGAGCAGGAATCGATCTTCCAGATGTACCGCCGTTCGGCGCGGGCCAGGCACGACCGCGCGCACGGCTGGGGCATCGGGTTGCCCTATGTGCGCGCCGTGGCGGAAAGCCATGCCGGCAGTATCGCAGTGGACAGCCATCCGCACCGCGGCACCACCTTCACGATCGATACGCCCCTCGATTGCCGCCCTTACGACGCCCGCACGGTCGACGCGCCGCCGGGCGCCTAG
- a CDS encoding quinone oxidoreductase: protein MIHQVIARETGNPSVMHYETAADIGHPGPGQVRLRHEAIGVNFVDTLFRSGVYKVPLPLAMGVEGAGVVIQVGEGVANVQPGDRVAYFFAFGAYATERLIDAQLLVRLPNEVAADTAAATFTKGLTAWMMLFGAHRLQAGETVLVHGAAGGVGSMVARWAKALGATVIATAGSNAKAAIVRAHGVDHVLLSHDPELAAKVRALTGGRGADVVYELVGKDTFAQSVAALREGGHLVHVGNASGSPAVDKAALAARGIRYLQPSTGQYVGERASLERASATLFAAMRDGVFGDVEPARYPLADAVRAHEDIAARRLAGPAILLP from the coding sequence ATGATCCATCAAGTCATCGCCCGCGAAACCGGCAACCCTTCAGTGATGCATTACGAAACCGCCGCCGACATCGGCCACCCCGGTCCCGGCCAGGTCCGCCTGCGCCACGAGGCCATCGGCGTCAACTTCGTCGACACGCTGTTCCGCTCCGGCGTCTACAAGGTGCCGCTGCCGCTGGCCATGGGAGTCGAAGGCGCCGGTGTCGTGATCCAGGTGGGCGAGGGCGTCGCCAACGTGCAGCCGGGCGACCGGGTCGCCTATTTCTTCGCGTTCGGCGCCTATGCGACGGAACGGCTGATCGACGCGCAACTGCTGGTGCGCCTGCCGAACGAGGTGGCCGCCGACACGGCGGCGGCCACGTTCACCAAGGGCTTGACGGCGTGGATGATGCTGTTCGGCGCCCATCGACTGCAAGCCGGCGAAACGGTGCTGGTGCACGGCGCGGCCGGCGGTGTCGGCTCGATGGTGGCGCGTTGGGCAAAGGCCCTGGGCGCTACCGTGATCGCCACGGCGGGTTCGAACGCCAAGGCGGCCATCGTGCGGGCCCACGGCGTCGACCACGTGCTGCTGTCGCATGATCCGGAGCTGGCGGCGAAGGTGCGCGCACTGACCGGCGGCCGGGGCGCCGACGTCGTCTACGAACTGGTAGGCAAGGACACCTTCGCGCAATCAGTCGCGGCGCTGCGCGAGGGCGGCCACCTCGTCCACGTGGGCAATGCGTCGGGCAGCCCGGCCGTCGACAAGGCCGCGCTGGCCGCGCGCGGCATCCGCTACCTCCAGCCCAGCACGGGGCAATACGTGGGCGAGCGCGCCAGCCTGGAACGGGCGAGCGCCACGCTGTTCGCCGCCATGCGCGACGGCGTGTTCGGCGACGTCGAGCCGGCGCGCTATCCGTTGGCCGACGCGGTGCGGGCCCACGAGGACATCGCCGCGCGCCGCCTCGCCGGCCCTGCGATCCTGCTGCCGTAA
- a CDS encoding MBL fold metallo-hydrolase, protein MRKITLKTGKPMMALLAGVALAGAIGLPAAQAAAPMVLTQAPGYYRMMVGSAEVTAISDGTVTIPLDQLLTNTTPAQLDKLLARSHLAPQVETSINAYLVNTGTHLVLVDTGAGKLFGPGAGGRLQESIRAAGYAPEQVDAVLITHVHGDHSGGLTADGRALFPNATVYVNRHDAEFWFDPANKPRAAENQRAGFDQAAEQFGPYRAAGKVKTFDGAQELLPGLFTQPAVGHTPGHTVYVLKSGARELHFWGDLLHAKDVQFAAPDITIRYDVDSPAAARQRKAIFADAARRGYLVAPAHTPFPGIGYVRATATAYDWLPVPYTALQAR, encoded by the coding sequence ATGAGAAAGATCACGCTGAAGACCGGGAAACCGATGATGGCCCTGTTGGCCGGTGTCGCCCTGGCGGGGGCGATCGGGCTGCCCGCGGCCCAGGCCGCCGCGCCGATGGTGCTGACGCAGGCGCCGGGCTACTACCGCATGATGGTGGGCAGCGCCGAGGTGACGGCCATCTCCGATGGCACGGTGACGATCCCGCTCGACCAGCTGCTGACCAATACCACGCCGGCGCAACTGGACAAGCTGCTGGCGCGCAGCCACCTGGCGCCGCAGGTGGAGACGTCGATCAACGCCTACCTCGTCAACACGGGCACGCACCTGGTGCTGGTGGACACGGGTGCCGGCAAGCTGTTCGGGCCCGGTGCCGGTGGGCGCCTGCAGGAAAGCATTCGCGCGGCCGGTTATGCGCCGGAGCAGGTGGACGCGGTGCTGATCACGCACGTGCACGGCGACCATTCGGGCGGGCTTACCGCCGACGGCCGTGCGCTGTTCCCGAACGCCACGGTGTATGTGAACCGGCACGATGCCGAGTTCTGGTTCGATCCCGCCAACAAGCCGCGCGCCGCCGAGAACCAGCGGGCGGGCTTCGACCAGGCGGCGGAACAGTTCGGCCCTTACCGGGCCGCGGGGAAAGTGAAGACGTTCGACGGCGCGCAGGAATTGCTGCCGGGCCTGTTCACGCAACCGGCCGTGGGCCACACGCCCGGCCATACCGTGTATGTGCTGAAAAGCGGCGCCAGGGAACTGCACTTCTGGGGCGACCTGCTGCACGCCAAGGATGTACAGTTCGCCGCGCCGGACATCACCATCCGCTACGACGTGGATTCGCCGGCGGCCGCGCGCCAGCGCAAGGCAATCTTCGCGGACGCGGCGCGGCGCGGCTACCTCGTGGCGCCCGCGCACACGCCTTTCCCTGGCATCGGCTACGTGCGCGCCACTGCTACCGCATACGACTGGCTGCCGGTGCCGTACACCGCGCTGCAGGCCCGCTGA
- a CDS encoding LysR family transcriptional regulator, with translation MVNINERNFRGVDLNLLVTFLVLVRERSVSGAARKLFIGQPAASSALARLRELFGDELLVRGPNGMEPTARALALEAALGPALGQVQAALFEPAAFAPASAAHTFTLGMPDWVELWLMPRLFERVRVAAPGVRIAAKVCDPYTATAMLEAGEIDMGIGAFREGPRWQRQTPLRTLGFCCLFNPALVKTRRRGRLSLAEYTAHPHVLVSYRAAFESAADEQLAAQGLRRDVRYVTPRFALVPELLRHSPAIGTAPEVLAPLWPDLVSCAVPVDLAPFDVSAIRHARRERDPALEWLLGVVIEVVRE, from the coding sequence ATGGTCAATATCAATGAACGCAATTTTCGTGGCGTCGACCTGAACTTGCTCGTCACGTTCCTCGTGCTGGTGCGCGAGCGCAGCGTGTCCGGCGCGGCGCGCAAGCTGTTCATCGGCCAGCCGGCCGCCAGCAGCGCGCTGGCCCGGCTGCGCGAACTGTTCGGCGACGAGTTGCTGGTGCGCGGCCCCAACGGCATGGAACCGACGGCGCGCGCGCTGGCGCTCGAGGCGGCGCTGGGCCCTGCGCTGGGCCAGGTGCAGGCGGCGCTGTTCGAACCCGCTGCCTTCGCGCCCGCCTCGGCGGCGCACACGTTCACGCTCGGCATGCCGGACTGGGTGGAGCTGTGGCTGATGCCGCGGCTGTTCGAGCGCGTGCGCGTGGCGGCGCCCGGCGTGCGCATCGCGGCGAAGGTGTGCGATCCGTACACCGCCACGGCAATGCTGGAGGCGGGCGAGATCGATATGGGCATCGGCGCTTTCCGCGAGGGGCCACGCTGGCAGCGGCAGACGCCGCTGCGCACCCTGGGCTTTTGCTGCCTGTTCAATCCCGCGCTGGTGAAGACGCGCCGGCGCGGCAGGCTGTCGCTGGCGGAGTACACGGCCCATCCGCACGTGCTGGTCAGCTATCGGGCTGCGTTCGAAAGCGCGGCGGACGAGCAGCTGGCCGCGCAGGGCCTGCGGCGCGATGTGCGCTACGTGACGCCGCGTTTCGCGCTGGTACCGGAACTGCTCCGCCACAGCCCGGCTATCGGCACGGCGCCGGAAGTGCTGGCGCCGCTGTGGCCCGACCTGGTCTCCTGCGCCGTGCCGGTCGACCTGGCGCCGTTCGACGTCAGCGCGATCCGGCATGCGCGGCGCGAGCGCGATCCGGCGCTGGAGTGGCTGCTGGGCGTGGTCATCGAGGTGGTGCGGGAATAG
- a CDS encoding DoxX family protein produces the protein MNNFNANSFVPALGRVLLATIFIFSAIGKIAAPEATIGYIQSVGLPFATLGLVIAIAVELGGGLLLALGVKARVVAAALAAFSIVTGLAFHGAIGDQNQLIHLLKNFAMAGGLLQVVAFGAGAYSVDQRLARPAARQFA, from the coding sequence ATGAACAACTTCAACGCCAACTCCTTCGTTCCCGCCCTCGGCCGCGTGCTGCTGGCCACCATCTTCATCTTCAGCGCGATCGGCAAGATCGCCGCACCGGAGGCGACAATCGGCTACATCCAGTCGGTGGGCCTGCCGTTCGCCACGCTTGGCCTGGTGATCGCCATTGCCGTCGAACTGGGCGGCGGCCTGCTGCTTGCCCTTGGGGTCAAGGCCCGCGTCGTGGCCGCCGCACTGGCCGCGTTCTCGATCGTCACGGGCCTGGCCTTCCACGGCGCGATCGGCGACCAGAACCAGCTGATCCACCTGCTGAAGAACTTCGCGATGGCCGGCGGCCTGCTGCAGGTGGTGGCGTTCGGCGCCGGCGCCTATAGCGTGGACCAGCGCCTGGCACGCCCGGCGGCCCGCCAGTTCGCCTGA
- a CDS encoding SDR family oxidoreductase, with the protein MNAAAQKVVLITGASSGIGEATASYLGARGMHVVLGARRTDRLEELAARIVAEGGSASVCKLDVTSLESMQNFVDFALDKHGRVDVIINNAGVMPLSKLEALKVDEWNRMIDVNVRGVLHGIAATLPVMQRQKSGQIINLASIGAYTVSPTAAVYCATKFAVAAISEGLRQEVGGDIRVTVVSPGVVESELADSISDPGGREEMKSFRAIAIKPEAIARTIHFAIEQPADVDVSEIIVRPTASPY; encoded by the coding sequence ATGAACGCAGCAGCACAGAAAGTCGTCCTGATCACCGGCGCCAGCAGCGGCATCGGCGAGGCCACCGCCAGCTACCTGGGCGCCCGCGGCATGCATGTCGTGCTCGGCGCGCGCCGCACCGACCGGCTCGAGGAACTGGCCGCCCGCATCGTCGCCGAAGGCGGCTCGGCGTCCGTGTGCAAGCTCGACGTGACGAGCCTGGAAAGCATGCAGAACTTCGTGGACTTCGCGCTGGACAAACATGGCCGCGTGGACGTCATCATCAATAACGCGGGCGTGATGCCGCTGTCGAAACTGGAGGCCCTGAAGGTCGACGAGTGGAACCGCATGATCGACGTGAACGTGCGCGGCGTACTGCATGGCATCGCCGCCACGCTGCCCGTCATGCAGCGGCAGAAGAGCGGCCAGATCATCAACCTGGCCTCGATCGGCGCCTACACCGTGAGCCCGACGGCGGCCGTGTACTGCGCCACCAAGTTCGCCGTGGCGGCGATTTCGGAAGGCTTGCGCCAGGAGGTGGGTGGCGACATCCGCGTCACCGTCGTCTCGCCGGGCGTGGTGGAATCGGAGCTGGCCGATTCGATTTCCGACCCGGGCGGCCGCGAGGAGATGAAGAGCTTCCGCGCGATCGCCATCAAACCCGAGGCGATCGCCCGCACGATCCACTTCGCCATCGAGCAGCCGGCCGACGTGGACGTGAGCGAGATCATCGTGCGGCCCACGGCCAGCCCGTACTGA
- a CDS encoding flavin reductase family protein, with the protein MYQELDPAKAYRLLESGPVLLVTTSDGERHNVMTMGFHMMLQHEPPLVACVIGPWDHSFDTLQATGECVLAVPTVDLAEQVTKIGNCSGVDVDKFAVHGLTAQRAKTVAAPLIRECIANLECRVADEAMVERYNMFILEVTRIRIDGARAERRLIHHAGDGVFIADGEAVDMGRHMKRWRYLMDD; encoded by the coding sequence ATGTACCAGGAACTCGACCCAGCGAAAGCCTACCGCCTGCTCGAATCCGGCCCCGTGCTGCTGGTAACGACCAGCGATGGCGAACGGCACAACGTGATGACGATGGGCTTTCACATGATGCTGCAGCACGAGCCGCCGCTCGTGGCCTGCGTGATCGGGCCGTGGGACCACAGCTTCGACACCTTGCAGGCCACCGGCGAATGCGTGCTCGCCGTGCCCACCGTGGACCTGGCCGAACAGGTGACGAAGATCGGCAACTGCTCCGGCGTGGACGTGGACAAGTTCGCCGTGCACGGCCTCACGGCGCAGCGCGCGAAGACGGTGGCGGCACCGCTGATCCGCGAGTGTATCGCGAACCTCGAGTGCCGCGTCGCCGACGAGGCCATGGTGGAGCGGTACAACATGTTCATCCTCGAGGTCACGCGTATCCGTATCGACGGCGCCCGGGCCGAGCGCCGCCTGATCCACCACGCGGGCGACGGCGTCTTCATCGCCGATGGCGAAGCCGTCGACATGGGCCGGCACATGAAGCGCTGGCGCTACCTGATGGACGATTGA
- a CDS encoding AraC family transcriptional regulator, whose amino-acid sequence MPRTASVESMKDHIPGELLRERKARAPDDIHVEIHAHAAVQEPVVVPAVPEPMLVWIVSGEPVVEERPLGGEWLAVPVRRGDFYLTTSPAPVEMRWRNTSVEPFRVMHVYLGLPLLARVVKELTGKELGRFALREVSGERDEVLGGLFQALHGALSGTAPATPCFVQGVAQAITAHVVARYECATDGRAVVRGGLPAHKLRRVLDAMHAGLAEPFELGELAALAELSVFHFSRVFKQATGMSPSRYFVRLRMDEARRLLSDTDQSVLDIGLAVGYGSPSHFAQVFRESTGTSPSAWRAARRGGP is encoded by the coding sequence ATGCCCCGTACGGCATCGGTCGAGTCGATGAAGGACCATATCCCCGGCGAGCTGCTGCGCGAGCGCAAGGCGCGCGCGCCGGACGATATCCATGTGGAGATCCACGCGCACGCCGCGGTGCAGGAACCCGTCGTGGTACCCGCGGTGCCGGAGCCGATGCTGGTATGGATCGTGTCCGGCGAGCCGGTGGTCGAGGAGCGGCCGCTGGGCGGCGAGTGGCTGGCCGTGCCGGTGCGGCGCGGCGATTTTTACCTGACCACGTCCCCGGCACCGGTGGAGATGCGCTGGCGAAACACGAGCGTGGAACCGTTCCGCGTGATGCATGTGTACCTGGGCTTGCCCCTGCTGGCGCGCGTCGTGAAGGAACTTACCGGCAAGGAATTGGGGCGCTTCGCGCTGCGCGAAGTGTCCGGCGAGCGCGACGAGGTGCTGGGCGGACTGTTCCAGGCCCTGCACGGTGCGCTCTCCGGCACCGCGCCGGCCACCCCGTGCTTCGTGCAGGGCGTGGCGCAAGCGATCACGGCGCACGTGGTGGCGCGCTATGAGTGCGCCACGGATGGCCGCGCGGTGGTGCGCGGCGGCCTGCCGGCGCACAAGCTGCGCCGCGTGCTCGACGCGATGCATGCCGGCCTGGCCGAACCGTTCGAGTTGGGCGAGCTGGCGGCGCTGGCCGAGCTGAGTGTGTTCCACTTTTCCCGCGTGTTCAAGCAGGCCACGGGGATGTCGCCGTCGCGCTATTTCGTGCGGCTGCGCATGGACGAGGCGCGGCGGCTGCTCAGCGACACGGACCAGTCGGTGCTCGACATCGGCCTGGCGGTGGGGTACGGGAGCCCGAGCCACTTCGCGCAGGTGTTCCGCGAATCGACCGGAACGTCGCCGAGCGCCTGGCGCGCCGCGCGGCGCGGTGGCCCATAG
- a CDS encoding pirin family protein: MNARLDLSSRTVTERRITHRTRGRGRGGVTRFVSPGDLGELIKPFVFVDLFELESTRHKMGMHPHSGIATVTVILDGALEYRETTGSRGILPVGGIEWMRAGGGVWHEGGPADGGSVKGFQLWLALPPEDENGPTQSIYLAPEHVQADGPARVVIGQYGSATSAIRPRAPINYLHVALRDGETWRYQPPVGHDVAWLAVGRGAVDTAGTTLEREVAVFEEGNGELVFTARGDTDFVLGSAPKHPHDLITGYYSVHTSQAALERGEAEIARIGARLRAEGVL; this comes from the coding sequence ATGAATGCACGCCTCGACCTTTCCTCTCGAACCGTCACCGAACGCCGCATCACGCACCGCACGCGCGGGCGCGGGCGCGGCGGCGTGACCCGCTTCGTCAGCCCCGGCGACCTGGGAGAACTGATCAAGCCTTTCGTGTTCGTCGACCTGTTCGAACTGGAATCGACGCGACACAAGATGGGCATGCACCCGCACTCGGGCATCGCCACCGTGACCGTGATCCTCGACGGCGCGCTGGAATACCGCGAGACGACCGGCAGCCGCGGCATCCTGCCCGTGGGCGGCATCGAATGGATGCGCGCCGGCGGCGGCGTGTGGCACGAGGGCGGCCCGGCCGACGGCGGCAGCGTGAAGGGCTTCCAGCTGTGGCTCGCGCTGCCGCCGGAAGACGAGAACGGCCCCACGCAAAGCATCTACCTGGCCCCGGAGCACGTGCAGGCGGACGGCCCGGCGCGCGTGGTGATCGGCCAGTACGGCAGCGCCACCAGCGCCATCCGGCCACGCGCGCCGATCAACTACCTGCACGTGGCGCTGCGCGACGGCGAAACGTGGCGCTACCAGCCGCCGGTGGGCCATGACGTGGCGTGGCTGGCGGTCGGGCGCGGTGCCGTCGACACCGCGGGCACCACCCTGGAACGCGAAGTGGCCGTGTTCGAGGAAGGCAACGGCGAACTGGTGTTCACCGCGCGCGGCGACACCGACTTCGTGCTGGGCTCCGCGCCGAAGCACCCGCACGACCTGATAACGGGGTACTACTCCGTGCACACGAGCCAGGCGGCACTGGAGCGCGGCGAGGCGGAAATCGCCCGCATTGGCGCACGGCTGCGCGCGGAGGGCGTGCTGTAA
- a CDS encoding LysR family transcriptional regulator, giving the protein MLDALSLDQLRTFIAAAEEGSFSAAGRRLRRAQSVVSHTLANLELQVGFALFERTGRYPVLTEQGRALLEEARAAVGSMDAFKARARTLAEGLEPELAVAVDVMFPIATLTAAVQAFQRQFPSTPLRLYVEALGAVVQPLLAGQCRIAIIGSLPDVPADCVSQYLLDVAAVTVVAPGHPLAQVKGVVLRKTAEEHVQLVLTDRSSLTQGRNFGVVSDKTWRLADLGAKHAFLRAGLGWGHMPLHMVEGDLKDGTLVRIELETSPTRGPGFSMHAIHRKDQPPGPAGRWFVARLQGDQARGGPGGSV; this is encoded by the coding sequence ATGCTGGATGCATTGTCGCTGGACCAGTTACGCACCTTCATCGCCGCGGCGGAGGAGGGCAGTTTTTCGGCGGCCGGACGGCGCCTGCGCCGCGCGCAATCGGTGGTCAGCCACACGCTGGCCAACCTGGAGCTGCAGGTAGGCTTTGCGCTGTTCGAGCGCACCGGCCGCTACCCCGTGCTGACGGAGCAGGGCCGCGCGCTGCTGGAAGAGGCGCGCGCCGCGGTGGGCAGCATGGATGCGTTCAAGGCGCGCGCCCGCACGCTCGCCGAGGGACTGGAGCCGGAGCTGGCCGTTGCGGTGGACGTGATGTTCCCGATCGCCACGCTCACGGCGGCCGTGCAGGCGTTCCAGCGGCAGTTCCCGTCCACGCCGCTGCGGCTATACGTGGAGGCGCTGGGCGCCGTGGTGCAGCCGCTGCTGGCGGGCCAGTGCCGCATCGCGATCATCGGCTCGCTGCCGGACGTACCAGCCGACTGCGTGTCGCAATACCTGCTCGACGTGGCCGCCGTTACCGTGGTCGCGCCGGGCCACCCGCTCGCGCAGGTCAAGGGCGTGGTGCTGCGCAAGACCGCCGAGGAACACGTGCAGCTGGTGCTGACGGACCGCTCGTCGCTGACGCAGGGCCGCAACTTCGGCGTGGTGTCGGACAAGACGTGGCGGCTGGCCGACCTGGGCGCCAAGCACGCGTTCCTGCGCGCGGGGCTGGGCTGGGGCCACATGCCGCTGCACATGGTGGAAGGGGACCTGAAGGACGGAACCCTGGTGCGCATCGAGCTGGAGACGAGTCCCACCCGCGGGCCGGGCTTTTCGATGCATGCCATTCACCGCAAGGATCAGCCGCCGGGGCCGGCAGGCCGCTGGTTCGTGGCTCGGCTGCAGGGCGATCAGGCGCGCGGCGGGCCGGGCGGCAGCGTGTAG